A stretch of Mya arenaria isolate MELC-2E11 chromosome 14, ASM2691426v1 DNA encodes these proteins:
- the LOC128217525 gene encoding gelsolin-like protein 2 produces MRGRVHSAIPILYQKLESRIERMSGLRKAKKYDWKDSNLALFGSDTEKSVKKESAQTEPAWQKAGKSVGIQIWRVVSFKITDWPKEDYGKFYNGDSYIILNTYKEEGEDELQYDVHFWIGAESTQDEYGTAAYKTVELDTFLNDKPVQHREVQGHESQLFKSYFKTITVMKGGAQTGFRHVKPEEYTPRLLHFSGTRKHVEVREVARNEASLKSGDVFILDMGNTIYQWSGSGSNKDERMKAMLYLQGLRSERNGRPKTEVLEEADTGKSHEFYKSMTEEAEDEDEQTEGGDETKELYRLSDASGKLSFSKEKEGDVSMSDLDTKDVFILDTKSALFVWVGKETSTAERRNAMSYAHTFLSKTNHPLIPVSCVAEGHRMSKDFQTAIAA; encoded by the exons ATGCGTGGGCGTGTCCACTCTGCAATACCG ATATTATATCAGAAGTTAGAATCAAGGATAGAAAGAATGTCAG GTCTCCGTAAAGCTAAGAAGTATGATTGGAAGGACTCCAATCTTGCTTTGTTCGGTTCTGACACAGAGAAAAGTGTCAAAA AGGAATCCGCCCAGACAGAACCAGCCTGGCAGAAGGCAGGAAAGTCCGTAGGAATTCAGATCTGGAGAGTAGtg AGCTTCAAGATCACTGATTGGCCAAAGGAAGACTATGGAAAATTCTACAATGGTGATTCATACATCATTCTCAAT ACGTACAAGGAGGAAGGGGAAGATGAGCTCCAGTATGATGTTCATTTCTGGATTGGCGCAGAGAGCACGCAG GATGAGTATGGCACTGCTGCATACAAGACAGTTGAGCTGGACACATTTCTTAATGATAAGCCTGTCCAACACCGTGAAGTTCAGGGCCATGAATCTCAGCTCTTCAAATCTTACTTCAAAACTATCAC TGTTATGAAGGGAGGTGCCCAGACTGGTTTCAGGCACGTGAAGCCCGAGGAATACACGCCCAGACTGCTTCACTTCTCTGGCACGCGTAAGCATGTCGAGGTTCGAGAGGTGGCAAGGAACGAGGCGAGTCTGAAATCTGGGGACGTGTTTATTCTCGATATGGGTAACACCATCTACCAGTGGAGCGGCAGCGGAAGCAATAAGGATGAAAGGATGAAG GCCATGCTGTACCTACAGGGGTTGCGTAGTGAGAGGAATGGCCGACCCAAAACTGAAGTGCTGGAGGAAGCTGATACAGGGAAGTCT CACGAGTTCTACAAGAGCATGACAGAGGAGGCTGAAGACGAAGATGAGCAGACGGAAGGTGGAGACGAGACGAAGGAACTCTACCGACTGTCAGATGCGAGTGGAAAACTCTCGTTCAGTAAGGAGAAAGAAGGAGACGTCTCAATGTCAGACTTGGATACTAAG GATGTGTTTATCCTTGACACTAAGTCCGCACTGTTTGTCTGGGTCGGTAAGGAAACCAGTACCGCCGAGAGACGTAACGCTATGAGCTATGCACAT ACGTTTCTGAGCAAGACAAACCACCCTCTTATTCCCGTATCGTGTGTTGCCGAGGGACATCGCATGTCCAAGGACTTCCAGACGGCTATTGCTGCTTAA
- the LOC128218294 gene encoding protein rolling stone-like — MRGGGCKELREEFRVARLGLHHENPRDFVIPQCLGPRIYILWTVLWAVYYISTQALQVYYNSDAGAEYFIYLTNWSYFLQSMVVFLDCVVTIFVQWKRKDILDGDVKTTPWYVRTLWLLFNVSNACSLVVTVSYYALLEPEFGYGSIYTHLLNSVYTILTLLFCAKPVFILHVYQPIIYSVIYVLFSIIYHVTGNDPVYPVLDWSKPGSTSITALLIVLVGVPVMHMVIFSLYTLRLFVCTKINCFSKVTAAEKDEEAIRREVTSREVNLEIAATNQ; from the exons ATGCGTGGAGGCGGATGCAAGGAGCTTCGGGAGGAATTTCGTGTCGCCCGTCTTGGGCTTCATCACGAGAACCCTCGGGATTTTGTCATACCGCAg tgtTTAGGTCCTCGAATATACATCCTATGGACAGTTTTATGGGCCGTCTACTACATCAGCACACAGGCACTACAGGTGTACTACAACAGCGATGCTGGTGCAGAGTATTTCATATACCTGACAAATTGGTCCTACTTTCTTCAGAGTATGGTCGTATTTTTGGATTGTGTCGTCACAATTTTCGTCCAATGGAAACGGAAGGATATACTAGATG GTGACGTAAAGACAACACCGTGGTATGTACGTACATTGTGGCTCTTGTTCAACGTGAGTAACGCATGTTCTCTCGTCGTTACGGTGTCTTACTACGCACTTCTAGAGCCAG AATTCGGCTATGGGAGCATCTATACACATCTACTGAACTCTGTCTACACAATACTTACCTTGTTATTTTGTGCCAAACCTGTGTTCATACTCCACGTGTATCAACCAATCATCTACAGCGTCATATACGTCCTCTTCTCAATCATATATCACGTGACCGGAAATGACCCAGTTTACCCAGTTTTAGACTGGAGTAAACCTGGATCTACATCAATAACTGCTCTGTTGATAGTGTTAGTAGGGGTGCCGGTAATGCATATGgtgatattttcattatacACTTTAAGACTTTTCGTTTGCACGAAGATAAATTGCTTTTCCAAAGTAACTGCTGCTGAAAAGGACGAAGAAGCCATCAGAAGGGAAGTCACGTCACGTGAAGTCAATCTGGAGATTGCTGCAACCAATCAATAG